Sequence from the Pseudomonas sp. LS.1a genome:
TCCACCAACCGCGCAATCCCCAGCGGGTTGGCACTTTTCAACGCATCCGGCAGCAGCGCATCCGGGTAGTTCTGGAAGCACACCGGGCGCAGGAAGCGGTCGATGGCCAAGGTGCCGACCGAAGTGCCACGGGCATCGGAGGTGGCCGGGTATGGCCCACCATGCACCATCGCGTCGGCTACCTCGACGCCGGTCGGGTAGCCGTTCAGCAGCAGGCGCCCGGCCTTGCGCTCCAGCAGCGGCACCAGCGTGGCAAAGGCGCGCAGGTCGTCTGGCTCGGCAATCAGGGTGGCGGTCAACTGGCCTTGCAGGTGGCGCAGCGCTTCGACCAGTTGCGGGGCATCGGCCACCTCCACCAGTACGGTGGTTGGGCCGAATACTTCTTCCTGCAGCAGCGGGTCGCTGTTCAGCAGCAGGCTCACGTCCGCCTTGAACAGTTGCGGTTGGGCCTGGTTGCCGGTTTGGGGCTGCCCGGCCAGGTGCTGGATGCCCGGGTGCGCCAGCAGGTGCTGCACACCGTTCTGGTAGCTGCGCAGGGTGCCGGCGTTGAGCATGGTCTGCGGCCCCTGGTCGGCCATGCGCGCCACCAGCGTGTGCACGAAGCGTTCGAACTGTGGCGACTTGATGCCCACCACCAGGCCCGGGTTGGTACAGAACTGCCCGCAACCCAGCACTACCGAGGCGGCCAGCTCGCCGGCTACTTGCTCGCCACGGGCTTGCAGGGCCTGGGGCAGGACGATTACCGGGTTGATGCTGCTCATTTCGGCGAACACCGGGATCGGCTGCGGGCGTGCAGCAGCCATGTCGCACAGGGCGCGGCCACCACGCAGCGAACCGGTGAAGCCGACCGCCTGGATGGCCGGGTGCTTGACCAGTGCCTCGCCCACGCCGGCGCCATAGATCATGTTGAACACGCCTGCTGGCATGCCGCTGCCGGCCACCGCGCGGTCAATCGCCGCGGCCACATGGGCGGCGGTCAGCATGTGCCCGCTGTGGGCCTTGAACACCACCGGACAGCCGGCGGCCAGCGCCGAGGCGGTGTCACCGCCGGCGGTGGAGAACGCCAGCGGGAAGTTGCTGGCGCCGAATACGGCCACCGGGCCGACGCCGATGCGATACTGGCGCAGGTCCGGGCGCGGCAGCGGGGTGCGCTCGGGCAGGGCACGGTCGATGCGCGCGCCGAGGAAGTCGCCACGGCGCACCACATTGGCGAACAGGCGCAGCTGGTTGCTGGTACGGGCGCGCTCACCGCGGATGCGTGCTTCGGGCAGCGCGGTTTCGCGCATCACATGCTGGACGAAGTCATCGCCCAGTGCGTCGAGTTCGTTGGCGATGGCGTCGAGGAAGGCGGCGCGCTGTGCCGGGCTGGTGCTGCGGTAGGCCGGGTAAGCGGCCTCGGCGGCCAGCACGGCGGCTTCGACTTCGTCGCCGGTCGCCTGATGGAAGGCGTATGGCAATGGCTCGCCGGTGTGGGCGTCGACGCTGTTCAGCAGCACGTCACCGTTGCCGCTGAGCTGGCCGGCGATGTGGTTCAGGCGATGTTCGATGGACATTTCGTTTCCCGTTGGCAATGACAGTCGTTGGGCTGGGACTGTAGGGGGCGAAATGCGTGCTGAATAATGATTAATGCGGATCAGGTGATAACGGATCGTTATCGCAACGGCCTTCTCCAAAAAGTTTCCATCGTATGCACGGCCCCCTGTGGGAGCGGGTTCACCCGCGAAGCAGGCGACTCGGTGTATGGCACCGGCTTCGCCGGTGTTCGCGGGTAAACCCGCTCCCACAGGGACCGCGCAAATGCTACAGCGCGTGTGTCACTCGGCCATCTGCAACTCCGGCAGCTTCACCCGGAACGCCCGGGTCAGCCCCAGCAGCACCACAAGGCCCATGCCCATCCAGCACAAACCGATGGTGAACGACAGGCTGGTCAGGCTGCTCCACAGCCACAGCGTGCTGAGGAAGCCCAGGCCGGGAATGGCGCCATACAGCAGGTAGTTGCGAGCACCACGCAGCTTGTGGTCGATCAGGTAGTGTTTGACCACGGCCAGGTTCACCGCCGAGAAGGCGAACAGCGCGCCAAAGCTGATCATGTTGGCCACCGTGTCGAGGGTGATCACCAGGGCAATCAGCGACAGCAGGCTGACCAGCAGGATGGCCGTGGCCGGGACGCGCTTTTTCGTCACCAGTTGGCCGAACGCACGGGGCAACGCACCGTCGCGCCCCATGGCAAACAGCACCCGCGACACGCTGGCCTGGGACACCATGGCCGAGGCGAAGCAGCCGGCCACATAGGTGGCGGTGAAGGCGGTCACCAGCAACTCGCCGCCAACCCGGCGCATCACGTCCACCGACGCCGAGTCCGGGTCGGCGAAGCTGCCCCAGTCAGGGAACACCATCTGTGCGCAGTACGACACCACCAGGAACAACATGCCGCCGATCAGCGACACGGCAAGGATCGCCACAGGAATGCGGTAGGTCGGGTTGCTGGTTTCCTCGGCCATGGTCGAGACCGCATCGAAGCCCAGGAACGACAGGCACAGTACGGCGGCGCCGGTCATGATCAACGGCACGCTGAAGCCTTCGTGGTGGAAGGGCGCCAGCAGCGACACCGGCTGCGCCTGGCCGCTGAGGTTGTGGATGGACAGGGCGACGAACACGATGATGAACACCAGTTGCACCACCACCAGGATCCAGTTGACCCGGGTAATCGACTCGATGCCGATCAGGTTGAGGAAGGTGACCAGGGCAATGGAGCCCGCCACCCACACCCAGGCGTGGATGGCCGGGAAGTATTCCGACATGTAGATGCCGATCAGCAGGTAGCTGAGCAGCGGCAGGAAGATGTAGTCGAGCAGCAGGGTCCAGCCGGCGATGAAGCCGATGTGGCTGCCGAAGGCCTTGCGTGTATAGGTGTAGACCGAGCCGGAGTAGGGGTGGGCCTGGACCATGCGTCCGTAGCTGTAGGCGGTCAGCAGCATGGCGGCGAGGGTCAGCAGGTAGGCGGTGGGCAGGTGCCCTTTGGTCATCTGGGTGACCAGTCCGTAGGTGGTGAATACTGCAAGGGGGACCATGTAGGCCAGGCCGAACAGCACCAGGGCGGTCATCCCCATGGACTTGCGGAAACGGCCGTTGCTGGCGGTGGGGTGCGACGGGGCATGCTCGGGGCTATTCGAAGGGCTATGTGCAGGGCTATGGGCTGTACTTGTTGTTGTATGCATTGCTAACTCCTGGAAAGGGATGCAGGACGCCGCGGTATGCGAGCGGGGCTCGATACCGGTGGGTGTTGTGCAAGGAGGTCGAGCGGTTGGCTCGCAGCGCTGGGGCGGGGTGATGCTCCCACACCCCGCAAGTAGCCGGAATCACCCTTTGGGGTGAGCCGGGAGGCGGCTGTACCTGCTCACCCCAAAGGGTGATTTCGGTGTTTGCAGTGCCATGGGAGTATCTGGCCAACAACGCACCGCACTGGCAGCGGAGCCTTTACTTGATACGGCAGGCCCACAGTGACTAATCAATTGCTTTCGCAACAGTGGTTCGAGCACCTGGCCAAGGTCACCGAGGCGATCGGCCGGCCGGGCTTTGCCGCCACCCTGTTTGCTGCACTTGGCGTGATCCGGCCGATACAGGCGACCACGGTGTACCTGTACCCGCACGACGGCATGCCGTGCGCGCTGTTCGAGCAGGACGACAAGGCGCCCTGGCAGCCCGAGGGCAATGTCAGCCGCTACCTGTCCGGCTTCTACCTGCTCGACCCGTTCTACGGTGCCTGTGTGGAGCAGGTCGAGTCCGGTTGCTACGGCCTGTTCGAGGTGGCCCCCGACCATTTCGAGGTCAGCGAGTACTACCAGTCGTTCTATCGGCACTCGCACCTGGAGGATGAGCTCAACTACATCCTGCAGGTCGCACCCGGGCAGAGCCTGGCGGTATCGCTGGCGTTCACTGACAAGCTCGATGGTCAAACCCGCGCGCTGTTCGGGCGTATCACACCCTGGGTGCTGGCGGTGCTCAGCAAGCACTTTGCCGGGCTGGACAGCCGCGCCGGGCGCTTCGAGAACATCCTCGAGCAGCGCATCCACGCGGCCCTGAACAACTTCGGCAGCTCGTTGCTGACCGAGCGTGAATGCCGTATCGCCCAGCTGATCCTGCGTGGCCACTCGACCAAGTCGCTGGCCGAGCGCCTGGGGGTGTCGGAGGACACCATCAAGTCTCACCGCAAGAACGTCTACGCCAAGCTCGACATCGGCACCCAGTCCGAGCTGTTCTCCCTGTTCATCGACGCGCTGGCCAATGCCCAAGGCGTGCTGGGCAAGGACCCGCTGGAAAGCTACATGGGCAAGCTGCGCTGAATGCCAGCAGCCCTGCAACCCACCGCAAAGGAAAACCAACAATGAATGCGCCTTTCGCCCCGCAACGCCAGACCCGCGACTATCAGGCCTCCGATGCCGCGCACCACATCCATGCCTTCCTCGACCAGAAGGCGCTGAACGCCGAAGGGCCGCGGGTGATCGTCGGTGGCGAACGCCTGCACCTGTGGGACAGCGAGGGCAAGCGCTACCTGGACGGCATGTCCGGCCTGTGGTGCACCCAGCTCGGCTACGGCCGCCGCGACCTGACCGCTGCCGCTGCCGCGCAGATGGACCAGCTGGCCTACTACAACATGTTCTTCCACACCACCCACCCGGCGGTGATCGAACTGTCCGAGCTGCTGTTCAGCCTGCTGCCGGGGCACTACAGCCACGCGATCTACACCAACTCCGGCTCCGAGGCCAACGAGGTGCTGATCCGTACCGTGCGCCGCTACTGGCAGGTGGTCGGCCAGCCGAGCAAGAAGGTCATGATCGGCCGCTGGAACGGTTACCACGGCTCGACCCTGGCGGCCACGGCGTTGGGTGGCATGAAGTTCATGCACGAAATGGGCGGGCTGATCCCGGATGTGGCGCACATCGACGAACCTTACTGGTACGCCGAGGGCGGTGAGTTGACCCCGGCCGAGTTCGGCCGCCGCTGCGCCCTGCAACTGGAGGAAAAGATCCTCGAACTGGGTGCCGAGAACGTCGCCGGCTTTATCGCCGAGCCGTTCCAGGGCGCGGGTGGCATGATCTTCCCGCCGGAAAGCTACTGGCCCGAGATCCAGCGCATCTGCCGCCAGTACGACGTGCTGCTGTGTGCCGATGAAGTGATCGGCGGCTTTGGCCGCACTGGCGAATGGTTCGCCCACGAATACTTCGGCTTCGAGCCCGACACCCTGTCGATCGCCAAGGGCCTGACCAGCGGCTACGTGCCCATGGGCGGGCTGGTGCTGAGCAAGCGCATTGCCGAGGCGCTGGTGGAGCGGGGCGGGGTGTTCGCCCACGGCCTGACCTATTCCGGCCACCCGGTGGCGGCGGCGGTGGCCATCGCCAACCTGAAGGCGCTGCGTGACGAAGGTATCGTGCGCCAGGTGAAGGACGACACCGGGCCGTACCTGCAGCGCATCCTGCGCGAGGTGTTCGCCGACCACCCGTTGATCGGCCAGGTGCAGGGCGCCGGGCTGGTGGCGGCGCTGCAGTTTGCCGAGCACAAGCCGACGCGCAAGCGCTTCGCCAACGAGAACGACCTGGCCTGGCAGTGCCGCACCTTCGGTTTCGAGGAAGGGGTGATCATTCGCTCCACCCTGGGCCGGATGATCATGGCGCCGGCGCTGATCGCCAACCACAGCGAGCTGGATGAGCTGGTGGAGAAGACCCGCATTGCCGTGGACCGCACGGCGCGCCTGGTCGGCAAACTCTGAACCGCCGACAAGGGTAACGCATTTCCCTGTGGGAGCGGGCACGCCCGCGAACACCGGCGAAGCCGGTGCCATCCACCGTGTCGCCTGATTCGCGGGCACGCGCTCCCACAGGAACCGCATAGCCCCTATGAAAATTGCTCCAACAGCCACCAGGAGTACAAATGTACACCCTCGAATTCTGGCAACAACGTACCTCGGACCTCTACCTCCCGGCCAATGCACTGATCGACGGCAAACCCGTCAACGCCCAGGACGGCGCCACCTTCGCCGCCATCAACCCCGCCACCAACGGCGTATTGGCCCAGGTCACCGCCTGCGGCCAGGCCGAGGTCGACCTGGCCGTCGCCAGCGCCCGCAAGGCCTTCGAGCATGGCCCGTGGCCGCGCATGACCCCGGGCGAGCGCAAGAAAGTGCTGCTGCGCCTGGCCGAGCTGATCATGGCCCATCGCGAAGAACTGGCCCTGCTGGACTCGCTGAACATGGGCAAGCCGGTCATGGATGCCTACAACATCGACGTGCCAGGCTCGGCGCAGGTGTTCGCCTGGTATGGCGAGGCACTGGACAAGTTGTACGACCAGGTGGCGCCCACCGCGCCCAACGCACTGGCCACCATCACCCGCGAAGCCCTGGGCGTGGTCGCCGCCGTAGTGCCGTGGAACTTCCCGCTCGACATGGCTGCCTGGAAGCTCGCCCCGGCGCTGGCTGCCGGCAACAGCGTGGTGCTCAAGCCCGCCGAGCAATCACCGTTCTCGGCCCTGCGCCTGGCCCAGCTGGCGCTGCAGGCCGGTGTGCCGGAAGGTGTGCTGAACGTGGTGCCGGGCCTGGGCGAGCAGGCCGGGCAGGCGTTGGGCCTGCACCCGGACGTGGATTGCCTGGTGTTCACCGGCTCCACCCAGGTGGGCAAGTACTTCATGCAGTACTCGGCACAGTCGAACCTCAAGCAGGTATGGCTGGAGTGTGGTGGCAAGAGCCCCAACCTGGTGTTCGAAAACTGCCAGGACCTGGACCTGGCTGCGGAAAAGGCGGCATTCGGCATCTTCTTCAACCAGGGCGAGGTGTGCTCGGCCAACTCACGGCTGTACGTGCAACGCTCCATCCATGACGAGTTCATCGAGCGCCTGCAGGCCAAGGCCCGCCAGTGGCTGCCAGGCAACCCGCTGGACCCGGCGAGCCGAGCCGGTGCGATTGTCGATGCCGGGCAGACTGGCCGGATCGAAGCCGCCATCGCCCGTGCCGGGCAGGACGGGGCGCGGTTGGTGTGTGGTGGTCGGCGCCTGACTATCGACGGTTCGGACAATTACATCGAGCCGACCATTTTCGCCGGTGTCGATGGCCGAATGAGCCTGGCGCAGGAGGAGGTGTTCGGGCCGGTGCTGGCGGTCAGCGCCTTCGATAGTGAAGAGCAGGCCGTGCGCCTGGCCAACGACAGTATCTATGGGCTGGCGGCATCGGTGTGGAGCGATGACTTCAACCAGGTGCACCGCGTGGCGCGGGCGTTGAAGGCCGGTACCGTGTCGGTGAACACGGTCGATGCGCTGGACGTCACGGTGCCGTTCGGCGGTGGCAGGCAGTCGGGGTTTGGCCGTGACCTGTCGCTGCATTCGTTCGACAAGTATTCGCAGCTCAAGACCACCTGGTACCAGTTGCGCGCCTGATACATCCGATCTTGTACCGCGTCGCCTGTTTCGCGGGCTTGCCCGCTCCCACAGGTACTGCACTGCCTCAGGTGCTGCGCGGTACCTGTGGGAGCGGGCAAGCCCGCGAAACAGGCGACGCGGTAGCCGGATCATTCATGGCGTTCCGTTAATTTTCTTCGCCAACCCGGCAGAACGCTCGGGCCCGCTCTACACTGCTGCCAAGATGGGGCAGGGCTATGCGCTACCCGGCGTCCCATCTTGCTGCCTGCGAATGGCTTCGGCCTGCATGATCGTCCTGGCTGCCCCGTCAAACCGCCATGCATGGAGTACCTGGAATGGGCTGCGTGTCGAATGGTCGTGCTGCTGGCAACGCCGGACGTGGCATTTCGCTGCAGTGGCTGGTGGCGCTGGCCATCGTGCTGGGCATGCTGCTGCTCGGTGCCGCCTTGGCCTGGCAGGGCTATCGCGGCATTCGCCAGACCCTGGTGGCTGCGGCGGGTGATTCTGCCCAGCAAATTGGCAAGACCATCGACGAGCGCGCCCGGCGCCTGATCGATCCGGTGCACAGCAGCATCCGCCTGCTCGCCCACAACCCGGCCGCGCAAACCCCCGCGCAGCGCCTGGAGCGGCTGCCGCAACTGGTCGAGACGCTAGATGCCAACCGCATGCTCAGCGCTGCCTACATGGGTTACCCCAACGGTGAGTTCCTGCTGGTGCGCCGCTTGCGCGAGCCGCAGTTGCTGCAACGCTTCGCCGCGCCGCCGGGCACGGCGTTCCTGGTGCAGAGCGTCAGCCGTGAGGGCGGTGCGGTGCAGGGTGAGTGGCGCTTCTATGACCGCGCGCTGAACCTGCTGCAGGTCCAGGCCAGACCCAAGTACCGCTACGATCCGCGCACACGCCCGTGGTTTATCGAGGCCAGCGCCCAGCCCACCACCGTGCTGACCCACCCCTATGTGTTCTTCACTACCCGTGAGATCGGCCTGACCATGGCCCAGCGCAGCGTTGACGGTGGGGCGGTGATCGGCATGGACGTTTCGGTCGACGACCTGGCCAGCGAGACCCAGGACCTGCGCATGACCCCCGGCACCGAGATCGTCGTGGTCGACGACCAGGGCAATGTGGTGGGCTACCCGGACCCGCAGCGGATGATCGTGCACGAAGGGCAGGCCGTGCGCCTGTCGCGCATCGACGAACTGGGCATTCCCAGCCTGGAGCACCTTTACGCTGACTTGCCGCAAGGCACCCGGCCGCAGCCTTATCAGGTGGACGGCCAGACCTGGTATGGCATGCGTGTGCAACTGACCAACCTGGCCGGGCAGGACCTGCAGGTGCTGATTGCCGTGCCAGGCCACGAATTGCTGAGCGGCGCGCGCAATGTACTGTTCGAGCAGCTGCTCTGGACCGCAGCGCTGATGGCCGTGCTGCTGGTGCTCGGTGGTGTGCTCGGGCGGCGTATCGGCCGCCCGCTGCGGCTGCTGGCCGAACAGGTGCAAGGTCTGGCCGGCTTTGATTTCAGCCGAGACGTCGGGGTGCGCTCGCGGGTGTCCGAGGTGCGTGAATTGAGCCGCGTATTGCGCCGAATGTCCGGCACCATCCACAGCTTCCAGGCGATTACCCTCACACTCAGCCGCGAGCGCAACCTGGAGCGCATGCTCGACAGTGTGCTGACCCATCTGGTGGAGGCTGCCGGGGTCAATGCCGGCGTGGTGTACCTGTTCGATGCCGAGCACGCCTTGCTGCGCCTGGCCGCTGCCTGCCGCGGCGAGCAGTACCCGGGCGAGCTAGCCGTGGATGAGACGGCCCGGCAGCAGTTGGCTGCGGCGGTGATTCAGACCCTTGGCCTGGACGAGCGCAGCCTGGCCGTGGTGTTGAATGACCGTAGCCAGGCGCTGTTGGGCATCCTGGTTCTGCAACTGGACGATGAATATGCAAACGAGCAGGTGGGCCAACCGTTCCGGCGCTTTGTCGAGGAACTGTCCGGGGCGGCGGCGGTGGCTATCGAGACGCGTCAGCTGGCCGAAGCCCAGCAACACCTGCTGGATGCCATGATCAAGCTGCTGGCCGACGCCATCGATGCCAAGAGCCCCTATACCGGCGGCCACTGCGAGCGGGTGCCACAACTGGCGCAGATGCTGCTGGACCAGGCGGTGGCGGCCGAAACCGGCCCGTACGCCAGCTTCAGCATGAGTGCGGCTGAACGCTACGAGTTCCGCGTGGCGGCCTGGCTACACGATTGTGGCAAGGTCACCAGCCCCGAGTATGTGGTGGACAAGGCGACCAAGCTGGAAACCTTGTACAACCGTATCCACGAGGTACGCATGCGCTTCGAAGTGCTGTGGCGCGATGCCGAGCTGGCCTATTGGCAAGGCCTGGCCAGCGGTGCCGACCCGCAGGCGCTGCAAGCCACCCTGGCGCGCAGCCAGGCTCGGTTGCAGGACGACTTTGCCTTCGTGGCCCAGGCCAACATCGGCGGCGAGTTCATGCAGGACGCCGACATCGAGCGCCTGCGGCAGATTGGCCAGCAACGCTGGCAGCGCCACTTCGACAACCGCCTGGGCATTTCCCGCAACGAGGCGGAGCGTTTTGCCGACCTGCCAGCGCCTGCGCTGCCGGTTGACGAACCACTGCTGGCGGACCGGCCTGAGCATTGCGTGCCCTGGGGCCCCCGCAAGCCACCGGTGGCCAAGGACGACCCACGCAACCGCTGGGGCTTCGACATGCGCCTGCCGGCCTACGCCAGCAATTACGGCGAGCTGTACAACCTGGCGATCCGTCGCGGCACGCTGAATGATGAGGAGCGCTTCAAGATCAACGAACACATCGTGCAGACCATCATCATGCTCAGTTCCTTGCCGTTCCCGCGCCAGCTCAAGCGGGTTCCGGACATCGCCGGCAACCACCACGAGAAAATGGACGGCAGCGGCTACCCGCGCCGGCTGGGCGAGCAGGACCTGGGCATTGCCGAACGGGTGATGGCGATTGCCGACATCTTCGAGGCGCTGACCGCGGCCGACCGGCCTTACAAGGCGCCGAAGACTTTGTCCGAGTCGGTGAAGATCCTGGTGGGCATGGCCCGCGACGGGCACATCGACGGGCAGCTGCTGCAGCTGTTTCTCAGCAGCGGGGTGTATCGCCAGTATGCCGAGCGGTTCCTGCGTGCCGAGCAGATCGACGAGGTGGATGTGGCCTACTGGTTGGAACAGATGCGTTGCCCGGCCTGAACGAAAAATCAGATTTAGCCCCTTCCTTGTAGGCCGTTTCCGGCCTCTTCGCGGGTGAACCCGCTCCTACAGGTTCATCACAAGCTTCAAGACTTGCACAGTACCTGTGGGAGCGGGCTTGCCGCGCGGGCGGCGCGCGGTCCTACAGGCGCTGCATTCCTTTCGGCATACAGGACCAATCACTCATACTCCCGCACCCCGGCAATATGCCGCCCGGCCACATAGCCAAAGGTCAGCGCCGGGCCCAGGTTGATGCCACCCGACGGGTACCAGCCGCCAAACACGCTGGCCATGTCGGTACCCGCCGCATACAGGC
This genomic interval carries:
- a CDS encoding aldehyde dehydrogenase (NADP(+)); the protein is MSIEHRLNHIAGQLSGNGDVLLNSVDAHTGEPLPYAFHQATGDEVEAAVLAAEAAYPAYRSTSPAQRAAFLDAIANELDALGDDFVQHVMRETALPEARIRGERARTSNQLRLFANVVRRGDFLGARIDRALPERTPLPRPDLRQYRIGVGPVAVFGASNFPLAFSTAGGDTASALAAGCPVVFKAHSGHMLTAAHVAAAIDRAVAGSGMPAGVFNMIYGAGVGEALVKHPAIQAVGFTGSLRGGRALCDMAAARPQPIPVFAEMSSINPVIVLPQALQARGEQVAGELAASVVLGCGQFCTNPGLVVGIKSPQFERFVHTLVARMADQGPQTMLNAGTLRSYQNGVQHLLAHPGIQHLAGQPQTGNQAQPQLFKADVSLLLNSDPLLQEEVFGPTTVLVEVADAPQLVEALRHLQGQLTATLIAEPDDLRAFATLVPLLERKAGRLLLNGYPTGVEVADAMVHGGPYPATSDARGTSVGTLAIDRFLRPVCFQNYPDALLPDALKSANPLGIARLVDGVASRGAA
- a CDS encoding APC family permease: MHTTTSTAHSPAHSPSNSPEHAPSHPTASNGRFRKSMGMTALVLFGLAYMVPLAVFTTYGLVTQMTKGHLPTAYLLTLAAMLLTAYSYGRMVQAHPYSGSVYTYTRKAFGSHIGFIAGWTLLLDYIFLPLLSYLLIGIYMSEYFPAIHAWVWVAGSIALVTFLNLIGIESITRVNWILVVVQLVFIIVFVALSIHNLSGQAQPVSLLAPFHHEGFSVPLIMTGAAVLCLSFLGFDAVSTMAEETSNPTYRIPVAILAVSLIGGMLFLVVSYCAQMVFPDWGSFADPDSASVDVMRRVGGELLVTAFTATYVAGCFASAMVSQASVSRVLFAMGRDGALPRAFGQLVTKKRVPATAILLVSLLSLIALVITLDTVANMISFGALFAFSAVNLAVVKHYLIDHKLRGARNYLLYGAIPGLGFLSTLWLWSSLTSLSFTIGLCWMGMGLVVLLGLTRAFRVKLPELQMAE
- a CDS encoding helix-turn-helix transcriptional regulator, whose product is MTNQLLSQQWFEHLAKVTEAIGRPGFAATLFAALGVIRPIQATTVYLYPHDGMPCALFEQDDKAPWQPEGNVSRYLSGFYLLDPFYGACVEQVESGCYGLFEVAPDHFEVSEYYQSFYRHSHLEDELNYILQVAPGQSLAVSLAFTDKLDGQTRALFGRITPWVLAVLSKHFAGLDSRAGRFENILEQRIHAALNNFGSSLLTERECRIAQLILRGHSTKSLAERLGVSEDTIKSHRKNVYAKLDIGTQSELFSLFIDALANAQGVLGKDPLESYMGKLR
- a CDS encoding aspartate aminotransferase family protein, producing the protein MNAPFAPQRQTRDYQASDAAHHIHAFLDQKALNAEGPRVIVGGERLHLWDSEGKRYLDGMSGLWCTQLGYGRRDLTAAAAAQMDQLAYYNMFFHTTHPAVIELSELLFSLLPGHYSHAIYTNSGSEANEVLIRTVRRYWQVVGQPSKKVMIGRWNGYHGSTLAATALGGMKFMHEMGGLIPDVAHIDEPYWYAEGGELTPAEFGRRCALQLEEKILELGAENVAGFIAEPFQGAGGMIFPPESYWPEIQRICRQYDVLLCADEVIGGFGRTGEWFAHEYFGFEPDTLSIAKGLTSGYVPMGGLVLSKRIAEALVERGGVFAHGLTYSGHPVAAAVAIANLKALRDEGIVRQVKDDTGPYLQRILREVFADHPLIGQVQGAGLVAALQFAEHKPTRKRFANENDLAWQCRTFGFEEGVIIRSTLGRMIMAPALIANHSELDELVEKTRIAVDRTARLVGKL
- a CDS encoding aldehyde dehydrogenase, which gives rise to MYTLEFWQQRTSDLYLPANALIDGKPVNAQDGATFAAINPATNGVLAQVTACGQAEVDLAVASARKAFEHGPWPRMTPGERKKVLLRLAELIMAHREELALLDSLNMGKPVMDAYNIDVPGSAQVFAWYGEALDKLYDQVAPTAPNALATITREALGVVAAVVPWNFPLDMAAWKLAPALAAGNSVVLKPAEQSPFSALRLAQLALQAGVPEGVLNVVPGLGEQAGQALGLHPDVDCLVFTGSTQVGKYFMQYSAQSNLKQVWLECGGKSPNLVFENCQDLDLAAEKAAFGIFFNQGEVCSANSRLYVQRSIHDEFIERLQAKARQWLPGNPLDPASRAGAIVDAGQTGRIEAAIARAGQDGARLVCGGRRLTIDGSDNYIEPTIFAGVDGRMSLAQEEVFGPVLAVSAFDSEEQAVRLANDSIYGLAASVWSDDFNQVHRVARALKAGTVSVNTVDALDVTVPFGGGRQSGFGRDLSLHSFDKYSQLKTTWYQLRA
- a CDS encoding HD domain-containing phosphohydrolase, yielding MGCVSNGRAAGNAGRGISLQWLVALAIVLGMLLLGAALAWQGYRGIRQTLVAAAGDSAQQIGKTIDERARRLIDPVHSSIRLLAHNPAAQTPAQRLERLPQLVETLDANRMLSAAYMGYPNGEFLLVRRLREPQLLQRFAAPPGTAFLVQSVSREGGAVQGEWRFYDRALNLLQVQARPKYRYDPRTRPWFIEASAQPTTVLTHPYVFFTTREIGLTMAQRSVDGGAVIGMDVSVDDLASETQDLRMTPGTEIVVVDDQGNVVGYPDPQRMIVHEGQAVRLSRIDELGIPSLEHLYADLPQGTRPQPYQVDGQTWYGMRVQLTNLAGQDLQVLIAVPGHELLSGARNVLFEQLLWTAALMAVLLVLGGVLGRRIGRPLRLLAEQVQGLAGFDFSRDVGVRSRVSEVRELSRVLRRMSGTIHSFQAITLTLSRERNLERMLDSVLTHLVEAAGVNAGVVYLFDAEHALLRLAAACRGEQYPGELAVDETARQQLAAAVIQTLGLDERSLAVVLNDRSQALLGILVLQLDDEYANEQVGQPFRRFVEELSGAAAVAIETRQLAEAQQHLLDAMIKLLADAIDAKSPYTGGHCERVPQLAQMLLDQAVAAETGPYASFSMSAAERYEFRVAAWLHDCGKVTSPEYVVDKATKLETLYNRIHEVRMRFEVLWRDAELAYWQGLASGADPQALQATLARSQARLQDDFAFVAQANIGGEFMQDADIERLRQIGQQRWQRHFDNRLGISRNEAERFADLPAPALPVDEPLLADRPEHCVPWGPRKPPVAKDDPRNRWGFDMRLPAYASNYGELYNLAIRRGTLNDEERFKINEHIVQTIIMLSSLPFPRQLKRVPDIAGNHHEKMDGSGYPRRLGEQDLGIAERVMAIADIFEALTAADRPYKAPKTLSESVKILVGMARDGHIDGQLLQLFLSSGVYRQYAERFLRAEQIDEVDVAYWLEQMRCPA